From the Pseudarthrobacter sp. MM222 genome, one window contains:
- the ahcY gene encoding adenosylhomocysteinase, whose translation MTLDYKIADISLAEAGRHQIRLAEHEMPGLMSLRAEFGASQPLKGARIAGSLHMTVQTAVLIETLTALGAEVRWASCNIFSTQDEAAAAVVVGNGTVEDPQGVPVFAWKGETLEEYWWTAQQILTWPGADTDPDLGANMILDDGGDATMLVHKGVEFEALGAVPDAAADESEEGRIFLDVLRASLQEDAQRWTRIGSRLLGVTEETTTGVHRLYQLAEQGKLLFPAINVNDSVTKSKFDNKYGIRHSLPDGINRATDVLMGGKVAVVCGYGDVGKGAAEAFRGQGSRVIVTEIDPICALQAAMDGYQVAKLESVLSEGHIFITTTGNKDVIMAEHMAGMRDKAIVGNIGHFDNEIDMAGLGRIPGIKKVEIKPQVHEWIFDEGTPAARSIIVLSEGRLLNLGNATGHPSFVMSNSFANQTIAQIELFTKRDQPEGGREYEKQVYVLPKILDEKVARLHLDALGVELTELSKEQAEYLDLDVAGPFKPEHYRY comes from the coding sequence ATGACTCTCGACTACAAGATCGCGGACATCTCCCTGGCCGAAGCCGGCCGCCACCAGATCCGCCTGGCCGAGCACGAAATGCCCGGCCTGATGTCCCTGCGCGCGGAATTCGGCGCCAGCCAGCCGCTCAAGGGCGCACGGATCGCCGGCTCCCTGCACATGACGGTGCAGACCGCGGTGCTGATCGAGACCCTCACCGCCCTTGGCGCCGAGGTCCGCTGGGCGTCCTGCAACATCTTCTCCACCCAGGACGAGGCAGCGGCCGCCGTTGTGGTGGGCAACGGAACCGTCGAGGACCCGCAGGGCGTCCCGGTCTTCGCCTGGAAGGGCGAAACCCTCGAGGAATACTGGTGGACCGCCCAGCAGATCCTCACGTGGCCGGGCGCGGACACCGACCCGGACCTCGGCGCGAACATGATCCTTGACGACGGCGGCGACGCCACGATGCTGGTGCACAAGGGCGTCGAATTCGAAGCGCTCGGAGCCGTGCCGGACGCCGCTGCCGATGAATCCGAAGAAGGCCGGATCTTCCTGGACGTGCTGCGCGCCTCACTGCAGGAGGACGCCCAGAGGTGGACCAGGATCGGCTCCCGCCTGCTCGGCGTCACCGAGGAAACCACCACCGGCGTGCACCGCCTGTACCAGCTGGCCGAGCAGGGAAAGCTGCTGTTCCCGGCGATCAATGTCAACGACTCGGTTACCAAGAGCAAGTTCGACAACAAGTACGGCATCCGCCACTCGCTGCCGGACGGCATCAACCGCGCCACCGATGTCCTCATGGGCGGCAAGGTCGCCGTCGTCTGCGGCTACGGCGACGTCGGCAAGGGTGCCGCGGAAGCCTTCCGCGGCCAGGGGTCCCGGGTAATCGTGACCGAGATCGACCCGATCTGCGCGCTCCAAGCCGCCATGGACGGGTATCAGGTCGCGAAGCTGGAATCCGTGCTCAGCGAGGGCCACATCTTCATCACCACCACCGGCAACAAGGACGTCATCATGGCCGAGCACATGGCCGGCATGCGCGACAAGGCCATCGTGGGCAACATCGGCCATTTCGACAACGAGATCGACATGGCCGGACTCGGCCGGATCCCCGGCATCAAGAAGGTCGAGATCAAGCCGCAGGTGCATGAGTGGATCTTCGATGAAGGTACCCCGGCAGCACGGTCCATCATCGTCCTCTCCGAGGGCCGGTTGTTGAACCTCGGCAACGCCACCGGGCACCCCTCGTTCGTAATGAGCAACTCCTTCGCCAACCAGACGATCGCGCAGATTGAACTGTTCACCAAGCGGGACCAGCCCGAGGGCGGGCGCGAGTACGAAAAGCAGGTCTACGTGCTGCCGAAGATTCTCGACGAGAAGGTCGCCCGGCTGCATCTGGACGCCCTCGGCGTCGAACTGACCGAGCTGTCCAAGGAGCAGGCCGAGTACCTGGACCTGGATGTGGCCGGTCCGTTCAAGCCGGAGCACTACCGCTACTAG